The following are from one region of the Pseudodesulfovibrio piezophilus C1TLV30 genome:
- a CDS encoding branched-chain amino acid ABC transporter substrate-binding protein produces the protein MKRILALVAVLAVMTMVLAGCGEEKKAEQILKIGTMSPLTGPYAADGNDIRQGAEIAIEVMKEQGGIAGYTDIQVFPQDTACDPKQAVASANKLINDQVVGVVGAYCSSSTIPASETLAEENIIMLTPASTSPKVTERGLTNMFRTCGRDDHQAPAAVKFMKEVENVKTIFIVDDKTTYSQGLAEGVALAAKAAGIEVLEHDHVNQGDKDYSAVLTKIKGANPDLLYISLQNSATGALMVIQARRMGITAKLMGQDAVYHPKLIEIAKADAEGMFCTFGAIDKDAPAYKEFYTKYKALTGNEPGAYSAYSFDSTMAYLLAVKAAGTTDFAKVREALLKVDFVGASKQVSYNEKGDSGSNYTVYQIKDGKFVPYWNSLSGEKY, from the coding sequence ATGAAACGTATCCTTGCTTTGGTCGCGGTGCTTGCCGTCATGACCATGGTCCTGGCCGGCTGCGGCGAAGAAAAAAAGGCCGAGCAAATTTTGAAAATCGGAACCATGTCACCTTTGACCGGTCCCTATGCGGCGGATGGCAATGATATTCGCCAGGGGGCCGAGATCGCCATCGAGGTCATGAAAGAACAGGGTGGAATTGCCGGGTACACAGATATCCAGGTCTTTCCGCAGGACACGGCCTGTGATCCCAAGCAGGCTGTCGCTTCTGCCAACAAGCTGATCAACGATCAGGTGGTAGGCGTTGTCGGAGCCTACTGCTCCAGCTCGACCATCCCTGCATCCGAGACCCTGGCCGAAGAAAATATCATCATGCTGACGCCTGCCTCGACAAGCCCCAAGGTGACTGAGCGCGGCCTGACGAACATGTTCCGCACCTGTGGTCGTGATGACCATCAGGCTCCGGCTGCCGTCAAGTTCATGAAGGAAGTCGAGAACGTCAAAACCATCTTTATCGTTGATGACAAAACCACCTATTCTCAGGGATTGGCCGAAGGCGTTGCCCTTGCCGCCAAGGCAGCGGGAATTGAGGTGCTGGAGCACGATCATGTGAATCAGGGGGACAAGGATTATTCCGCCGTTTTGACAAAGATCAAGGGTGCCAACCCTGATTTGCTCTACATTTCTCTGCAAAACTCCGCCACCGGTGCGTTGATGGTTATTCAGGCCAGACGTATGGGCATCACTGCAAAACTGATGGGACAGGATGCCGTGTATCATCCCAAGCTCATCGAAATAGCCAAGGCTGATGCCGAAGGCATGTTCTGCACCTTTGGCGCTATTGACAAGGATGCTCCTGCCTACAAGGAGTTTTATACCAAGTACAAAGCGCTCACAGGAAACGAGCCTGGGGCCTATTCTGCATACTCTTTTGACTCGACCATGGCTTATCTGTTGGCAGTCAAAGCCGCTGGAACCACGGATTTCGCCAAGGTTCGCGAAGCCCTGTTGAAAGTCGATTTCGTCGGTGCTTCCAAGCAGGTTTCCTATAATGAAAAGGGTGATTCCGGTTCAAACTATACCGTCTACCAGATCAAGGATGGCAAGTTTGTCCCCTATTGGAACTCCCTTTCCGGCGAGAAATACTAG
- a CDS encoding coiled-coil domain-containing protein, protein MAEAKVYPMNAFVSVLRGEAADQTQLDMLAYITQTETVDADIAPVAQALSKAWIYEQEPGLTKYAEGEIAKLGNQVKIEALPEGEAARAQAVLDILGKLKEENAALKAEVAKLTTEKEELAAKIDPLEAQAKTVAAANAAGENKVTVASQKLDEMTQKLNDLMAEVEKVKSQGVVVAGVAGAEGAAAEAGGDAMASGPDVGGEPEPDFGLGGDAFGGDW, encoded by the coding sequence ATGGCTGAAGCTAAGGTTTACCCCATGAACGCTTTCGTGTCTGTACTGCGCGGCGAAGCTGCTGATCAGACTCAGCTCGATATGCTGGCTTATATCACTCAGACCGAAACTGTGGATGCAGACATTGCTCCCGTTGCCCAGGCATTGTCTAAAGCCTGGATTTACGAGCAGGAGCCTGGACTGACCAAATACGCTGAAGGCGAAATCGCCAAACTCGGCAATCAGGTCAAGATCGAGGCGTTGCCTGAGGGCGAAGCTGCCCGTGCACAGGCTGTCCTCGATATCCTGGGAAAATTGAAAGAAGAGAACGCCGCTCTGAAGGCCGAAGTTGCAAAACTGACGACCGAAAAAGAAGAGTTGGCTGCCAAGATTGATCCTCTGGAAGCCCAGGCCAAAACCGTTGCCGCTGCGAATGCCGCTGGCGAGAACAAGGTCACTGTTGCTTCTCAGAAGCTTGATGAAATGACCCAGAAACTCAATGACCTGATGGCGGAAGTCGAAAAGGTCAAGAGTCAGGGTGTAGTCGTGGCCGGTGTTGCCGGAGCAGAAGGTGCAGCAGCCGAAGCCGGTGGTGATGCCATGGCATCCGGTCCTGATGTCGGTGGCGAGCCTGAACCTGACTTCGGACTCGGTGGTGACGCTTTCGGTGGCGACTGGTAA
- a CDS encoding SDR family oxidoreductase, whose translation MSKTVFITGATAGFGKAMAERYAAEGWQLIVSGRREDRLEELKAELAPTAVHTVCFDVRDREATQAAIAAIPPQFADIDVLVNNAGLALGMEPVHKCDLDEWDCMIDTNIKGLLYVTRTVVEGMVERGRGHIVNLGSVAGTYPYPGGNTYGATKAFVKQFSLNMRADLLGTPVRVTNIEPGLCESEFSVVRFRGDASMAEQVYKGMQPIVPEDIAEIIYWVTTLPPHVNINALEVMPVDQAFSPFAINRS comes from the coding sequence ATGAGTAAAACAGTCTTCATCACAGGGGCGACTGCCGGATTTGGTAAAGCCATGGCCGAAAGATATGCCGCCGAAGGATGGCAGCTTATCGTGTCCGGGCGCAGAGAGGATCGCCTGGAAGAGCTCAAAGCGGAACTGGCACCAACGGCTGTTCACACAGTCTGTTTTGACGTCCGTGACAGGGAAGCGACCCAGGCAGCGATAGCCGCCATTCCGCCCCAGTTCGCTGACATTGATGTGTTGGTCAATAACGCAGGGCTTGCCCTCGGCATGGAGCCTGTCCACAAATGCGATCTGGATGAATGGGATTGCATGATAGACACCAACATCAAGGGGCTGCTTTATGTGACCAGGACCGTTGTGGAAGGAATGGTCGAACGAGGGCGCGGGCATATTGTCAATCTCGGCTCTGTCGCTGGAACATACCCTTATCCCGGCGGGAATACATACGGCGCGACCAAGGCATTTGTGAAGCAGTTCTCCCTGAACATGCGCGCAGACCTCCTGGGAACCCCTGTTCGCGTGACGAATATTGAACCAGGCCTGTGCGAATCCGAGTTCTCTGTGGTTCGTTTTCGTGGAGATGCTTCCATGGCGGAACAAGTTTACAAGGGCATGCAGCCTATTGTTCCCGAGGACATCGCCGAAATCATATACTGGGTCACCACATTGCCGCCTCATGTCAATATCAATGCGCTCGAAGTGATGCCAGTAGACCAGGCCTTCTCGCCTTTTGCCATCAACAGGAGCTAA
- a CDS encoding branched-chain amino acid ABC transporter permease, giving the protein MEFFIQQLINGITLGGVYALIALGYTMVYGIIQLINFAHGEFFAAGGYMGVILISYLSAQGVNPYACLGISLVLSMGYCALLAMAVEQLAYKPLRQASRLAALLAALGMSIFLQNGLMLTQGVYDKAYPTEITSGGFEIGLVSVSYMQIFIVVLTAVLLVGLNLLVFKTRIGRAMRATAQDKVMSALVGINSNRIIALTFALGAALAAAAGIMVGLYYGSVNYSMGFVPGIKAFAAAVLGGIGNITGALIGGLIIGMVEIFAAGYISGEYKDVFAFVILIAVLYFRPTGIMGENVDDTRV; this is encoded by the coding sequence ATGGAATTTTTCATTCAGCAGCTTATCAACGGTATCACTCTCGGTGGCGTCTATGCTTTGATCGCTCTGGGATATACCATGGTTTACGGCATTATCCAGCTCATCAATTTCGCTCATGGCGAGTTTTTTGCGGCAGGTGGGTACATGGGGGTTATCCTCATTTCCTATCTGTCGGCACAAGGGGTGAACCCCTATGCCTGTCTTGGCATATCTCTCGTCCTGTCAATGGGATACTGTGCTCTGCTCGCAATGGCAGTGGAACAGCTCGCCTACAAGCCGCTCCGACAGGCTTCGCGTCTGGCTGCGTTGTTGGCAGCATTGGGTATGTCGATTTTTCTCCAGAACGGGTTGATGCTGACTCAGGGAGTGTATGACAAGGCATATCCTACCGAGATTACTTCCGGTGGTTTTGAGATAGGCCTCGTCTCAGTCTCCTATATGCAAATCTTCATTGTCGTTCTGACAGCCGTTCTCCTTGTGGGGCTGAACCTTTTGGTCTTCAAAACCCGTATCGGGCGGGCTATGCGAGCCACAGCACAGGACAAGGTCATGTCCGCTCTGGTTGGCATCAATTCCAATCGCATCATTGCCCTGACCTTTGCCCTGGGCGCTGCCCTGGCTGCTGCTGCCGGGATTATGGTTGGGCTCTATTACGGGTCGGTCAATTACTCCATGGGTTTTGTTCCCGGTATCAAGGCCTTCGCGGCTGCGGTTCTTGGTGGTATTGGTAATATCACCGGTGCGCTGATCGGTGGACTCATAATCGGCATGGTTGAAATTTTTGCGGCGGGATATATTTCCGGCGAATACAAGGATGTCTTTGCCTTTGTCATTTTGATTGCTGTCTTGTATTTCCGCCCCACCGGCATCATGGGAGAGAACGTTGACGATACGCGAGTCTAA
- a CDS encoding ABC transporter permease subunit, translated as MTIRESKKLWLACGVGLVWFLILLWPLLGIKPEGLEFATTFKVFGYVAVAAVFIMFFYQIKEAGYLDSVGTPVKAGMSGVQVLYEKLPRWLLLGVVLAIAVGFPLMTGRYAHDVAISVLIYICLGLGLNIVVGLAGLLDLGYIAFYGVGAYTYALLSLHFGMSFWLCLPVAGLCAAIAGCIIGYPTLRMRGDYLAIVTLGFGEIVRLILNNWMALTNGPNGILSIPRPEIFGVQFKSLSSLYYVILGIAVFTILAVYRLNHSRIGRAWEAIREDETAAELMGVNTFLLKLLAYGMGATFAGFAGAFFAARMRFVGPESFSFLESAMVLAMVVLGGMGSIPGVILGVIALVALPEAFREFELYRMLVFGGVMTLMMLIRPAGIWPAKRVGRRSEEAD; from the coding sequence TTGACGATACGCGAGTCTAAGAAATTATGGCTGGCCTGCGGGGTCGGTCTTGTCTGGTTTCTCATCCTGCTGTGGCCTTTGCTGGGCATTAAGCCGGAAGGGTTGGAATTTGCCACGACCTTCAAAGTCTTTGGCTATGTGGCTGTCGCCGCTGTTTTCATCATGTTTTTTTATCAAATCAAGGAAGCTGGATACCTCGACAGTGTCGGGACTCCCGTCAAAGCCGGGATGAGTGGCGTCCAGGTGCTGTATGAGAAACTGCCGAGATGGCTGTTGCTCGGTGTTGTTCTCGCCATTGCCGTGGGGTTTCCGCTGATGACCGGGCGGTATGCGCATGATGTAGCCATTTCGGTACTCATTTATATTTGTCTTGGGCTGGGATTGAACATTGTTGTGGGGCTGGCCGGGTTGCTTGACCTTGGCTACATCGCTTTTTACGGGGTGGGTGCTTACACATATGCGCTGCTGAGCTTGCATTTCGGCATGTCGTTTTGGCTCTGTTTGCCAGTCGCCGGTCTTTGTGCCGCTATCGCAGGCTGTATCATCGGCTATCCGACTCTGCGGATGCGTGGGGATTATCTCGCTATTGTTACCCTCGGTTTTGGTGAAATTGTCCGTCTTATTCTGAATAACTGGATGGCATTGACCAATGGTCCCAATGGAATTTTGAGCATTCCGAGGCCGGAGATATTCGGTGTGCAATTCAAAAGCCTCAGTTCTCTTTACTATGTTATTTTAGGCATTGCGGTTTTTACCATCCTGGCGGTCTACAGGTTGAATCATTCACGCATAGGACGGGCCTGGGAAGCAATTCGAGAAGATGAAACCGCAGCAGAGTTGATGGGAGTGAATACTTTTTTGCTCAAGCTGTTGGCCTATGGCATGGGGGCGACCTTTGCCGGATTCGCCGGTGCTTTTTTTGCTGCGCGGATGCGTTTTGTCGGTCCTGAGTCTTTTTCTTTTCTGGAATCCGCCATGGTTTTGGCCATGGTTGTACTGGGGGGGATGGGGTCGATCCCAGGTGTCATTCTCGGCGTTATTGCATTGGTCGCTCTGCCCGAAGCTTTCCGTGAATTCGAATTGTATCGCATGCTTGTTTTCGGAGGTGTCATGACTTTGATGATGCTTATTCGCCCGGCAGGTATCTGGCCTGCCAAGCGTGTGGGGCGTCGGTCGGAAGAAGCGGACTAG
- a CDS encoding hydrogenase iron-sulfur subunit — protein MAEKLGVYICGGCDIGANLDVDALAQFAAGGKHSSVVTVAKSNAVLCSPEGVAMIEADIKENELDGVVCCACTPRSKWDVFKFDEKTQVERVSLREQCVWSYQEDPAFPGQMEVIAKDYVNMGIIKLANSRLPEPELPDAFKTVMVVGGGFTGLKAATNAASLGYSVILVEKADTLGGKAATMYKSFPLGAPFSERQQEIGIDALIKEVQANDKIQVITGATVDSLAGAPAQYKATVAGTEYEIGAVVMATGWMPGNTKFLAPLGYGSVKNVVTTAELEKMAANGGIKTADGKTPKSVAFIVDTSLLMKGVNYDACGAACAAPEDLPCKEDDAAPVEEDEECEVFVYEDKESAKHLAYSSELTSLVALKQANYVRELAPDAVAYVVYDHMMVPGINEKYYQAAQDDPGVMLTKGTVTGVRDAGSQVVVTAKDTLLGAEIELVADMVVVPTAIVPTTASDPIMQFVYRQGPAFPDLELFDGFADSNYICFPYETRRTGVYAAGCVRQPMGLGLAEEDAAGAALKAIQCIESANRGVAVHPRSGDLSFPEFNFTRCTQCKRCTEECPFGALDDDEKGTPLPNPTRCRRCGTCMGACPERVISFSNYGISQIGQAIKEVKVPDTLDEGGPRIIVLACENDAYPALDMAAMRGKSWSPYVRFLPVRCLGSVNAIWVADAMSKGVDGVMMLGCKYGDDYQCHFIKGSELCNRRKENIAESLGRLGVEPERVEQFEVSIDMYDQVPGIIDEFVRNITTNFGPNPFKGY, from the coding sequence ATGGCTGAAAAGCTTGGAGTATATATCTGTGGAGGCTGTGACATCGGAGCGAATCTCGATGTCGATGCCCTGGCTCAATTTGCAGCAGGTGGCAAACATTCCTCCGTCGTCACCGTCGCCAAGTCCAATGCGGTGCTTTGCAGCCCCGAGGGCGTGGCAATGATCGAGGCCGATATCAAGGAAAACGAATTGGACGGCGTGGTTTGCTGCGCCTGTACTCCCCGTTCAAAATGGGATGTTTTCAAATTTGATGAGAAAACCCAGGTAGAACGCGTCAGCCTGCGTGAGCAGTGTGTGTGGTCCTACCAGGAAGACCCGGCTTTCCCTGGTCAGATGGAAGTCATCGCCAAGGATTATGTCAATATGGGAATCATCAAGCTGGCCAACAGCCGTCTTCCCGAACCGGAACTGCCTGATGCCTTCAAGACCGTCATGGTCGTGGGTGGTGGTTTCACAGGTTTGAAGGCTGCTACAAACGCAGCTTCTCTGGGATACTCCGTGATCCTGGTTGAAAAGGCTGACACGTTGGGTGGCAAGGCCGCTACAATGTATAAATCCTTCCCGCTGGGTGCTCCTTTTAGTGAACGTCAGCAGGAAATCGGCATCGATGCCCTTATCAAGGAAGTCCAGGCCAACGACAAGATTCAGGTTATCACCGGTGCCACGGTTGATTCCCTGGCTGGTGCGCCTGCTCAGTACAAAGCCACTGTGGCCGGTACCGAGTATGAGATTGGTGCAGTTGTCATGGCTACTGGTTGGATGCCGGGGAATACCAAATTCCTCGCACCGCTCGGATATGGTTCCGTTAAAAACGTCGTGACCACTGCGGAGCTTGAAAAGATGGCTGCCAACGGCGGCATTAAGACCGCAGACGGCAAGACTCCGAAATCCGTGGCATTCATCGTTGATACCTCTTTGCTGATGAAGGGTGTCAATTATGATGCGTGCGGCGCAGCATGTGCCGCTCCCGAAGATCTGCCATGCAAAGAAGACGACGCTGCTCCCGTAGAAGAAGATGAAGAGTGCGAAGTCTTCGTTTATGAAGATAAAGAATCCGCGAAACATTTGGCTTACAGCTCGGAGCTGACCTCTCTGGTCGCCTTGAAGCAGGCCAACTATGTACGTGAACTTGCTCCGGACGCCGTCGCCTATGTGGTCTACGATCACATGATGGTCCCCGGTATCAATGAGAAATACTACCAGGCCGCTCAGGACGATCCGGGTGTCATGCTGACCAAGGGCACCGTCACCGGTGTCAGGGATGCCGGCTCACAGGTTGTTGTGACTGCCAAGGACACCCTCCTGGGTGCCGAAATCGAGCTGGTTGCTGATATGGTAGTGGTTCCTACTGCCATCGTGCCGACAACGGCTTCTGATCCGATCATGCAATTCGTCTATCGTCAGGGGCCAGCGTTCCCTGACCTGGAATTATTCGATGGATTTGCTGATTCCAACTACATCTGCTTCCCATATGAAACCCGTCGTACAGGTGTGTATGCAGCAGGTTGCGTTCGCCAGCCCATGGGATTGGGGCTTGCTGAAGAGGACGCCGCAGGCGCCGCTCTGAAGGCTATCCAGTGCATCGAGTCCGCCAATCGTGGCGTGGCCGTGCATCCCCGCTCCGGCGATCTGAGCTTCCCTGAGTTCAACTTTACTCGTTGTACCCAGTGCAAACGCTGCACCGAGGAATGCCCGTTCGGCGCGTTGGATGATGATGAAAAGGGAACACCGCTTCCGAATCCCACTCGTTGCCGCCGTTGCGGAACGTGTATGGGAGCTTGTCCGGAGCGCGTCATCTCCTTTTCCAACTATGGTATCAGCCAGATCGGTCAGGCCATCAAGGAAGTCAAAGTTCCCGATACTCTGGACGAAGGTGGCCCGCGCATCATCGTTCTGGCGTGCGAGAACGATGCCTACCCGGCTCTGGATATGGCTGCCATGCGCGGCAAATCCTGGTCTCCTTATGTCCGTTTCCTGCCTGTGCGCTGCCTCGGTTCCGTCAATGCCATCTGGGTTGCAGACGCAATGTCCAAGGGGGTTGACGGTGTGATGATGCTGGGCTGCAAATACGGTGACGATTACCAGTGCCACTTTATCAAGGGGTCAGAGCTGTGTAACCGCCGCAAGGAAAACATTGCTGAGTCCCTTGGTCGTCTCGGTGTCGAGCCTGAACGCGTTGAGCAGTTCGAGGTTTCCATCGACATGTACGACCAGGTTCCTGGTATCATCGATGAATTCGTCAGGAACATCACTACCAACTTCGGCCCGAACCCGTTCAAGGGTTACTAG
- the qmoC gene encoding quinone-interacting membrane-bound oxidoreductase complex subunit QmoC — MSNTVKVQPDLKFVKELQAVGGDSLKKCYQCATCSVVCPLSPDDNPYPRKEMVWAQWGLKDRLVNDIDIWLCHNCGTCSDLCPRGAKPGDMLSALRNMAYRNLAPLPIIGKLMSSSAGMLPLAAVPALLYGIIWVIMAGKLGSALPTFEWNEAAHAWNPVADGIIVFGGLFPGDFTIDPIFILVFAFMLWGFYAGVRNMLKAFDGQPKTFIVGRKEEPCFCAALIDTVKYEILQHTQFNDCNDDTSDELDVKRAGGHKMLMFAFIALMVVTGVVASGHWGGWLFRTLGMHGLGDILSAIGHTPMPIYHPIKLLAFLGAGLGVYGLVALTKRRVNLDQAKQSSNWYDWYLITLIWTIFLTGIGAFIFRVMGVALLAYPVYYIHLIAVFMMLAYLPWSKLGHLVYRTVALSYAKKIGRIPMGADK; from the coding sequence ATGTCTAATACCGTCAAGGTACAACCGGACCTTAAGTTCGTGAAAGAGTTGCAGGCTGTCGGCGGCGACTCCCTGAAAAAATGCTACCAGTGCGCCACCTGTTCGGTGGTGTGCCCTCTGTCCCCGGATGACAATCCATACCCCCGTAAGGAAATGGTGTGGGCTCAGTGGGGACTCAAGGACAGACTGGTCAACGATATCGACATCTGGCTGTGCCACAATTGTGGCACCTGTTCCGACCTGTGCCCCCGTGGTGCCAAACCTGGTGATATGCTTTCCGCCCTGCGGAACATGGCTTATCGCAATCTGGCTCCGCTGCCGATCATTGGCAAGCTGATGTCCAGCTCTGCCGGAATGCTGCCTTTGGCCGCTGTTCCCGCACTGCTGTATGGCATCATCTGGGTTATCATGGCTGGAAAGCTCGGCTCCGCACTGCCCACTTTCGAGTGGAACGAAGCCGCTCATGCCTGGAATCCTGTTGCCGACGGCATTATCGTCTTCGGTGGCCTGTTTCCGGGTGATTTCACCATTGATCCTATCTTCATTCTGGTGTTTGCTTTCATGCTCTGGGGCTTCTATGCCGGTGTCCGGAACATGCTCAAGGCTTTTGATGGCCAGCCCAAGACATTCATTGTCGGGCGCAAGGAAGAGCCGTGCTTTTGTGCCGCTCTGATTGACACCGTGAAGTATGAAATACTGCAACACACACAGTTTAACGACTGCAATGACGACACTTCCGACGAGCTTGATGTCAAGCGCGCCGGGGGGCACAAGATGCTTATGTTCGCATTTATCGCCTTGATGGTCGTCACCGGTGTTGTCGCATCCGGCCACTGGGGTGGCTGGCTCTTCCGCACGCTTGGCATGCATGGCTTGGGCGATATCCTGTCCGCCATCGGTCATACCCCGATGCCGATCTACCATCCGATCAAACTGCTCGCCTTCCTGGGTGCCGGTCTCGGTGTGTATGGTCTCGTCGCCTTGACCAAACGTCGCGTGAATCTGGATCAGGCAAAACAGTCCTCAAACTGGTACGATTGGTACTTGATTACATTGATCTGGACCATCTTCCTGACTGGTATCGGAGCTTTCATCTTCCGCGTCATGGGTGTAGCCCTGCTGGCTTACCCGGTGTATTATATCCACCTCATCGCGGTCTTCATGATGCTCGCATACCTTCCGTGGTCCAAGTTGGGTCACTTGGTTTATCGTACTGTGGCTCTGTCCTACGCCAAGAAAATTGGTCGCATCCCCATGGGCGCTGACAAATAG
- a CDS encoding ABC transporter ATP-binding protein: protein MAKLVLDDICVRFGGLQALTDVSFSLSEGEVVGLIGPNGAGKTTVFNVITGVYKASSGKVSYDGKVITGLRPYQVLSMGVARTFQNIRLFQNMTALENCMVAQHSRSSKGVVGAVLRSPSQKREEERIVEKSMKALEFMGLGSVADEVASNMAYGHQRRLEIARALASEPHAILLDEPAAGLNPAESMELMHDIGRITQLGINVLMVEHDMKVVMGICNRIVVLDHGVMIAEGLPEEIQKNPAVIEAYLGQ, encoded by the coding sequence ATGGCAAAATTAGTATTAGATGATATCTGTGTTCGTTTCGGGGGGCTTCAAGCTCTGACCGATGTTTCCTTCTCTCTTTCGGAGGGAGAGGTTGTCGGACTGATCGGTCCCAATGGAGCGGGTAAAACGACAGTCTTCAACGTCATCACCGGCGTATACAAGGCTTCATCCGGCAAAGTGAGCTATGACGGGAAGGTCATAACAGGTCTCCGCCCTTATCAGGTCTTGTCCATGGGGGTTGCCCGGACATTTCAGAATATTCGGCTTTTCCAGAACATGACTGCCTTGGAAAACTGTATGGTTGCGCAGCACAGTCGGTCCAGCAAAGGTGTCGTCGGCGCGGTGTTGCGAAGCCCTTCGCAGAAACGAGAAGAGGAACGTATCGTTGAAAAATCAATGAAAGCGCTTGAATTCATGGGGCTTGGCTCTGTCGCAGACGAGGTCGCATCCAATATGGCTTATGGTCATCAGCGTCGGTTGGAAATTGCCAGAGCATTGGCCAGTGAGCCGCACGCGATTCTGCTTGATGAACCTGCTGCCGGACTCAATCCGGCTGAATCAATGGAATTAATGCATGATATCGGGCGTATAACCCAGCTGGGTATCAATGTCCTCATGGTCGAACATGATATGAAAGTCGTCATGGGGATTTGTAACCGCATCGTCGTTCTTGACCACGGTGTCATGATCGCGGAGGGCTTGCCTGAAGAAATTCAGAAAAATCCCGCTGTGATTGAAGCATATCTCGGCCAGTAA
- a CDS encoding diguanylate cyclase domain-containing protein: MKPTDLTLNEQLRITDHEIIKRKGLLFITEEDAKILLAIKPLVANNLVDIVEKFYDKLVGLEGVSQVIGDAESLYRLKNHLRGYLRSLFDGQYDMEYVQSRLRIGLVHKRIGVPPKLYIAAFKTLSMILRDYLRDDTKDDSKDDLVCKTCRVQQESLEKLMLFDLILVFDTYIQGLMNEVRRGQEELEEYTRELEEQVAVRTQQLADQARRDGMTGLFNQRSFYEYLRMEISRGQRRAERFALCYIDLDKFKQANDIHGHRYGDTVLLNVAKSLESITRQEDVAARYGGDEFCLLLPQTNAEMARLVCKRLTENFTLMDENCTVTMSIGIAEFDPNGGMDVELLVRMADQAMYVSKEKAGHYITVFSEKVAKQMASKTSKKGIVRPDEKKTVKKSNASLEQASPQEKERKKSRKPEK, translated from the coding sequence ATGAAACCCACGGATCTCACGCTCAATGAACAGTTACGGATCACTGATCACGAAATTATCAAAAGGAAAGGCCTGCTTTTCATTACAGAAGAGGATGCAAAAATCCTCCTGGCTATAAAACCTTTGGTAGCCAATAACCTCGTGGACATTGTCGAAAAATTTTATGACAAGCTCGTGGGATTGGAAGGAGTCTCTCAGGTTATTGGGGATGCGGAAAGTCTCTACAGGCTGAAAAATCATCTCAGAGGATATCTCCGGTCTCTCTTTGATGGTCAGTACGATATGGAATACGTTCAATCCCGGCTTCGCATCGGCTTGGTTCACAAGCGCATTGGAGTTCCACCCAAATTGTATATCGCGGCATTCAAGACATTGAGCATGATTCTTCGTGATTACCTCCGAGACGATACGAAAGATGATTCGAAAGACGACTTGGTTTGTAAGACCTGTCGAGTTCAACAGGAGTCCTTGGAAAAACTTATGCTCTTCGATTTGATTCTCGTTTTTGATACCTACATTCAAGGACTGATGAACGAGGTGAGGCGAGGGCAGGAAGAGTTGGAGGAATACACACGTGAACTGGAAGAGCAGGTCGCTGTGCGGACACAGCAGTTGGCGGACCAGGCCCGGCGTGACGGTATGACTGGGTTGTTTAACCAGCGGAGTTTTTACGAATATTTGCGCATGGAAATTTCGAGAGGGCAACGTCGGGCTGAACGGTTTGCTTTGTGCTATATAGATTTGGATAAGTTTAAGCAGGCGAATGATATCCATGGGCACAGGTATGGCGACACTGTTCTGCTTAATGTAGCAAAATCACTTGAAAGTATCACGAGACAGGAAGACGTTGCAGCCCGATACGGCGGAGATGAGTTTTGTTTGCTCTTGCCGCAAACCAATGCGGAAATGGCAAGGTTGGTGTGCAAGCGGCTGACAGAGAATTTCACCCTTATGGATGAGAATTGTACGGTCACCATGAGTATTGGTATTGCCGAATTTGATCCGAATGGTGGGATGGATGTCGAGCTTCTCGTGCGTATGGCAGACCAGGCTATGTATGTGTCAAAAGAAAAGGCAGGACACTATATAACCGTTTTTTCGGAAAAAGTTGCCAAGCAAATGGCGAGCAAAACCTCAAAAAAAGGTATCGTCAGACCGGATGAAAAAAAAACGGTCAAGAAAAGTAACGCCTCTCTGGAGCAAGCATCTCCCCAAGAAAAAGAAAGAAAGAAAAGCAGGAAGCCGGAAAAGTAA